One genomic window of Bactrocera dorsalis isolate Fly_Bdor chromosome 4, ASM2337382v1, whole genome shotgun sequence includes the following:
- the LOC105232016 gene encoding calphotin isoform X1, giving the protein MADVSHELGALRFVVDSPLSSKVAMFNKQTQQHQQQQLLNPFSTANGRVSPKPTFSKDEYGKPLAGSLTEMRGQKANMHVLREMLELCQIIDSEGYNVKDEPKMRVIPFGELFNIYNYISDKVVGILLRARKHKLLDFEGEMLFQRRDDDVPIFLLKPILEIRQELEAKIEEIKRGGSPAPQATSVLLDKSAHKQKLGSRSSTPSASPAPSKPPTPAQSKAPTPAQSKASTPEPADLAKLPVAPVPTSEATAQPAVVNNTQAAPPAVTITAAPPVEVSQATEENETIARLEGGQEAKTPANRDEHTARIDINAAETEINVNQYTTPELEPVIAEHAGVPAATSAAAANNPNAIENAELPTIVVETTGVHTRTLPTLQEGAAEAVPAPTTAEASAADSGTETPAGNSEAQPEA; this is encoded by the exons ATGGCAGATGTATCGCATGAATTGGGCGCACTGCGTTTTGTGGTG GACTCGCCGCTCTCCTCTAAGGTGGCAATGTTTAACAAACAAAcgcaacaacatcaacagcaacagctTTTGAATCCCTTCTCCACGGCCAATGGACGTGTGTCGCCAAAGCCGACCTTCTCCAAAGACGAATATGGCAA ACCCTTGGCAGGCAGTTTGACAGAAATGCGCGGACAGAAAGCGAACATGCATGTGCTCCGCGAAATGCTAGAGTTGTGTCAAATCATCGACTCAGAGGGCTACAATGTCAAGGATGAACCGAAAATGCGTGTCATACCATTCGGTGAGCTCTTCAAT ATTTACAATTACATCTCCGATAAAGTCGTTGGCATTTTATTGCGGGCGCGTAAACATAAACTACTGGATTTTGAGGGTGAAATGTTGTTTCAACGCCGCGACGATGACGTACCCATTTTCTTACTCAAGCCGATTCTAGAAATACGTCAAGAGCTTGAAGCCAAAATAGAGGAAATAAAACGCGGCGGCAGCCCAGCGCCACAAGCCACGTCAGTGCTGCTAGATAAGAGCGCACACAAGCAGAAACTGGGCTCGCGTAGCTCCACGCCCTCCGCCTCGCCAGCACCGTCAAAACCACCAACGCCAGCACAATCAAAGGCGCCCACGCCCGCGCAGTCGAAGGCCTCAACGCCTGAGCCCGCCGATTTAGCAAAATTACCGGTAGCGCCTGTTCCAACAAGCGAAGCAACCGCCCAGCCAGCAGTTGTTAATAATACACAAGCAGCACCACCGGCGGTTACCATCACCGCTGCACCACCTGTGGAGGTGTCTCAGGCAACAGAAGAAAACGAAACTATTGCAAGATTAGAAGGCGGTCAGGAAGCAAAGACACCAGCAAATAGGGATGAACATACAGCGCGTATCGATATTAATGCGGCCGAAACGGAGATTAATGTTAATCAATATACGACGCCCGAGCTGGAGCCTGTGATTGCCGAGCATGCTGGTGTGCCGGCAGCTACTAGCGCGGCAGCTGCTAACAACCCGAATGCGATTGAAAATGCCGAACTGCCAACGATCGTCGttgaaacgactggcgtgcatACGCGTACGTTGCCAACGCTGCAGGAGGGTGCTGCAGAAGCAGTACCAGCGCCGACTACCGCGGAGGCAAGCGCCGCAGACAGCGGCACAGAAACGCCGGCAGGAAACAGTGAGGCACAACCCGAGGCATAA
- the LOC105232016 gene encoding calphotin isoform X2: MPAGVMSQDSPLSSKVAMFNKQTQQHQQQQLLNPFSTANGRVSPKPTFSKDEYGKPLAGSLTEMRGQKANMHVLREMLELCQIIDSEGYNVKDEPKMRVIPFGELFNIYNYISDKVVGILLRARKHKLLDFEGEMLFQRRDDDVPIFLLKPILEIRQELEAKIEEIKRGGSPAPQATSVLLDKSAHKQKLGSRSSTPSASPAPSKPPTPAQSKAPTPAQSKASTPEPADLAKLPVAPVPTSEATAQPAVVNNTQAAPPAVTITAAPPVEVSQATEENETIARLEGGQEAKTPANRDEHTARIDINAAETEINVNQYTTPELEPVIAEHAGVPAATSAAAANNPNAIENAELPTIVVETTGVHTRTLPTLQEGAAEAVPAPTTAEASAADSGTETPAGNSEAQPEA, translated from the exons ATGCCTGCCGGCGTCATGTCTCAA GACTCGCCGCTCTCCTCTAAGGTGGCAATGTTTAACAAACAAAcgcaacaacatcaacagcaacagctTTTGAATCCCTTCTCCACGGCCAATGGACGTGTGTCGCCAAAGCCGACCTTCTCCAAAGACGAATATGGCAA ACCCTTGGCAGGCAGTTTGACAGAAATGCGCGGACAGAAAGCGAACATGCATGTGCTCCGCGAAATGCTAGAGTTGTGTCAAATCATCGACTCAGAGGGCTACAATGTCAAGGATGAACCGAAAATGCGTGTCATACCATTCGGTGAGCTCTTCAAT ATTTACAATTACATCTCCGATAAAGTCGTTGGCATTTTATTGCGGGCGCGTAAACATAAACTACTGGATTTTGAGGGTGAAATGTTGTTTCAACGCCGCGACGATGACGTACCCATTTTCTTACTCAAGCCGATTCTAGAAATACGTCAAGAGCTTGAAGCCAAAATAGAGGAAATAAAACGCGGCGGCAGCCCAGCGCCACAAGCCACGTCAGTGCTGCTAGATAAGAGCGCACACAAGCAGAAACTGGGCTCGCGTAGCTCCACGCCCTCCGCCTCGCCAGCACCGTCAAAACCACCAACGCCAGCACAATCAAAGGCGCCCACGCCCGCGCAGTCGAAGGCCTCAACGCCTGAGCCCGCCGATTTAGCAAAATTACCGGTAGCGCCTGTTCCAACAAGCGAAGCAACCGCCCAGCCAGCAGTTGTTAATAATACACAAGCAGCACCACCGGCGGTTACCATCACCGCTGCACCACCTGTGGAGGTGTCTCAGGCAACAGAAGAAAACGAAACTATTGCAAGATTAGAAGGCGGTCAGGAAGCAAAGACACCAGCAAATAGGGATGAACATACAGCGCGTATCGATATTAATGCGGCCGAAACGGAGATTAATGTTAATCAATATACGACGCCCGAGCTGGAGCCTGTGATTGCCGAGCATGCTGGTGTGCCGGCAGCTACTAGCGCGGCAGCTGCTAACAACCCGAATGCGATTGAAAATGCCGAACTGCCAACGATCGTCGttgaaacgactggcgtgcatACGCGTACGTTGCCAACGCTGCAGGAGGGTGCTGCAGAAGCAGTACCAGCGCCGACTACCGCGGAGGCAAGCGCCGCAGACAGCGGCACAGAAACGCCGGCAGGAAACAGTGAGGCACAACCCGAGGCATAA
- the LOC105232015 gene encoding DNA polymerase epsilon subunit 3 — protein MVERIEDLNLPNAVVGRLIKDALPEGANVSKEARAAIARAASVFVIFLTSSSTTLARKQNHKTITAANILDALKQLEFESFVEPLSTDLEAYRKAVKDKKDKAKSSSATAVANNSSANDEEMETEKTS, from the coding sequence ATGGTCGAACGCATTGAAGATTTGAATTTACCAAACGCAGTAGTGGGACGCTTAATCAAAGATGCTTTGCCCGAAGGCGCGAATGTGAGCAAGGAAGCGCGTGCTGCCATAGCACGGGCGGCTTCTGTCTTTGTAATCTTTCTGACATCCTCATCAACAACGCTGGCGCGAAAACAGAATCACAAAACTATCACAGCAGCAAATATATTAGATGCATTAAAACAATTGGAATTTGAAAGCTTTGTGGAGCCATTGTCAACCGATTTGGAGGCTTACCGCAAAGCCGTCAAGGATAAAAAGGATAAAGCAAAATCAAGCAGCGCTACAGCTGTCGCCAACAATAGTAGTGCAAACGATGAAGAAATGGAGACTGAGAAGACGTCGTAG
- the LOC105232014 gene encoding anaphase-promoting complex subunit 7: MESVLFANIKKLYANELYSCVIPAASLLSTLLQNERNVATPEMEYQVLLFSGNAHYYERNYRLATKQYEAALLMRKTMLRFKNTQIVSIEITHEQFSELETRYRLAKCYRELGEDHKAISTLHALPLKTRTPKVNMLLAQLCHYGQNVDNAEAVAAYKEVLGDCPMALAAIEALLMLGVDGIEVNSLVVNASTVPKHIDWLSNWIKAHAQLYGRDHLEASKTFQAINDTTKFHQNSYLLTLIGKSLYYYGRYMQAQQYLETALMVNPHNTDALMPLAVVYEYNQKLPELDKLAAQIGNIKELNSEHWFVVAESCYAAGQIVKAISFAKKAIELDERNIEAQLLRGRICLQLKQGVEAISYFRAAQCIASYRFEVYKGLYHCYVNRKRRDEAQAMCALAVRYFRNSPRSYVMFARVLLHSSNPLAKKSAKKFLAKALEIDEHYAVAVALMADVCQANGETQEASAMLKKQVLSFPNPSYFSMLGDLRRTARDLDGALEYYTIALSLEPNDRHALKGVKALTRGGDKQDQDTSLMISRLRDEEWQIDEEAEESSSHDEDDSDTYSEPFWQDLESEVIN, translated from the exons ATGGAATCGGTGCTTTTCgctaatataaaaaagttatatgctAATGAGTTGTATTCTTGTGTTATACCGGCCGCCAGTTTGCTAAGTACACTTTTGCAAAATGAGCGCAATGTTGCTACGCCCGAAATGGAATATCAAGTGCTTCTTTTCAGCGGCAATGCACACTACTATGAACGGAATTATCGTTTGGCCACCAAACAGTATGAGGCGGCATTACTAATGCGCAAAACTATGTTGCGTTTTAAGAATACCCAGATAGTTAGTATTGAAATAACACATGAACAGTTTAGTGAGCTTGAGACGCGTTACCGTCTCGCTAAATGCTATAGGGAGCTTGGTGAGGACCATAAGGCCATAAGCACTCTACACGCCTTGCCCTTGAAAACCCGCACTCCCAAAGTGAATATGCTATTGGCACAACTTTGTCACTATGGGCAAAATGTTGATAATGCGGAAGCTGTAGCAGCTTATAAAGAAGTATTAGGTGATTGTCCCATGGCATTGGCGGCTATAGAAGCGCTATTGATGTTGGGCGTGGATGGCATAGAGGTTAATTCACTGGTGGTCAAtg CTAGTACGGTGCCGAAACACATTGATTGGTTGAGCAACTGGATAAAGGCACATGCTCAGCTTTATGGACGCGATCATTTAGAGGCATCAAAAACATTTCAAGCCATTAACGACACCACAAAATTTCACCAAAACTCCTATTTACTCACTTTGATCGGCAAAAGTCTTTATTATTATGGGCGTTATATGCAAGCGCAACAATATTTAGAGACTGCACTTATGGTAAATCCCCATAATACGGATGCTCTAATGCCGTTAGCTGTCGTTTATGAATATAATCAGAAATTGCCTGAATTAGATAAACTTGCCGCACAAATTGGCAATATAAAAGAGCTAAACTCTGAGCATTGGTTTGTTGTCGCCGAAAGTTGTTATGCCGCAGGGCAGATAGTGAAGGCTATTTCGTTTGCAAAGAAAGCAATCGAGTTGGACGAACGCAACATCGAGGCACAATTACTACGTGGACGTATTTGCTTGCAACTAAAACAAGGTGTTGAAGCAATCTCATATTTTCGCGCCGCACAATGCATTGCCAGTTACCGATTTGAGGTATATAAAGGTCTATACCATTGCTATGTTAACAGAAAGCGACGGGACGAAGCACAGGCAATGTGTGCATTAGCCGTGCGTTATTTTCGCAACTCACCTCGCAGTTATGTG atGTTTGCGCGTGTTTTATTACATTCCAGTAATCCGTTGGCAAAGAAAAGCGCTAAGAAATTCTTGGCCAAAGCGTTAGAAATCGATGAGCATTATGCCGTTGCTGTAGCCCTTATGGCAGATGTGTGTCAAGCAAATGGAGAAACGCAAGAAGCCAGCGCTATGTTGAAAAAGCAAGTTTTATCGTTTCCCAATCCCTCATATTTCAGCATGTTGGGTGATTTGCGTCGAACCGCCAGAGATTTGGACGGTGCACTTGAGTATTATACAATCGCATTGAG TCTTGAGCCTAACGACCGTCACGCATTAAAAGGTGTGAAAGCATTAACACGCGGCGGCGATAAACAAGACCAAGATACTTCGCTTATGATATCACGTTTGCGTGACGAAGAATGGCAAATTGATGAAGAAGCAGAAGAGTCCTCATCACATGATGAAGACGATTCCGATACATATTCCGAACCATTTTGGCAAGATTTGGAATCTGAAGTGATTAATTAG
- the LOC105232017 gene encoding uncharacterized protein LOC105232017, with product MNSFSRAYRDPKSPLTPLTPLTEHTAFNFHLSGDTLQSFLNVIEAERTKETPKSSPAGLASGTKYVNANKYMKRQPANLNAHILSDTTNKSRKLSPRFISKKSDVDDKKILKESNNDLNNNKISSKYSSTSISSSSSRGSFKCNESSYKETDTIPSSKFKLSPSATSTFNYYSVSSSQSSAHSSSGSINSNNSSTTPNSFNYNGGARHHKPPKLVLNDANVTETDSTMSTVFNWVWNCLSPMKNPSIYELLARVDMQKYWEIFEKEEIIDLDVFSTLTMADLAAIGIKDTNDCVKILKSVGWALDFLSGLLNFKRPEK from the exons ATGAATTCTTTTAGTCGTGCTTATCGgg ATCCCAAATCACCACTTACTCCGCTTACACCGCTTACTGAGCATACTGCgttcaattttcatttaagtGGTGACACGCTGCAATCTTTTCTAAATGTTATAGAAGCTGAACGCACTAAAGAAACGCCTAAATCTTCGCCAGCTGGATTGGCAAGTGGTACAAAATACGTGAATGCGAACAAATATATGAAACGTCAGCCGGCAAATTTAAACGCACATATTTTATCTGACActacaaataaatcaagaaaactTTCACCGAGATTCATTTCAAAGAAATCTGATGTTGacgacaaaaaaattttgaaagaatcaaataatgatcttaataacaataaaattagttCGAAGTACTCATCAACAAGCATTTCTTCCAGCTCCTCACGTGGGTCTTTTAAATGCAATGAATCCTCATATAAAGAAACTGACACCATTCCATcctcaaaattcaaattaagtcCGAGCGCTACGTctacttttaattattatagTGTATCCAGTAGCCAAAGTTCTGCACATAGCTCTAGCggttcaattaattcaaataattcaAGTACAACCCCAAATTCTTTCAATTATAATGGAGGTGCACGCCATCATAAGCCACCGAAACTTGTCCTCAATGATGCAAATGTTACTGAGACTGACTCCACTATGTCAACTGTCTTCAACTGGGTGTGGAATTGCCTGTCACCTATGAAGAATCCATCTATTTATGAATTGCTGGCACGCGTtgatatgcaaaaatattgggaaatttttgagaaagaagaaataatagatTTGGATGTATTTTCAACTTTAACTATGGCGGATTTGGCAGCAATTGGCATTAAAGATACTAACGACTgtgtcaaaatattaaaatctgtTGGATGGGCACTCGATTTTCTGTCAgggttattaaattttaaaaggcctgaaaagtaa
- the LOC105232018 gene encoding serine/threonine-protein kinase Pink1, mitochondrial, with amino-acid sequence MSVRLLTLRLVKHGRYFLQSYWKRDIHFNILEQNREKTRRSLPNSLRSGAVSVTASAQPLPARGALQGITHAATSGASKSLPRTGLLSVGQHARKVFIDNILNRVTTNYSQELRTQATKKLFYGDSAPFFALVGVSLASGAGVLTKEDELEGVCWEIREAAGRLQASWNYDEISESLNSDFSIDKLDVGPAIAKGCAAVVYSAAFKNASSNSTSIETPILDATHDAEAAAAMARTTAAVPLQQQSFHPELMSPIQNMSRFVHNFGSSMDNLNELYNQNSAAAAFVAERSARRTSDLEEENMQKLDNDLISDRNAGFSGISSGMQGLESIDAPLAGINRYPLALKMMFNYDIQSNALSILRAMYKETVPARARRMNDGSEEWERLLQNQTLTLPPHPNIVCMFGFFCDEVRNFPDGHILYPVAQPQRINPHGYGRNMSLYLLMKRYDYSLRALLDSHKLSARTKLLLLAQLLEATAHINRHGIAHRDIKSDNILIEMNDDDSPPVLVLSDFGCCLADKVHGLQIPYTSYDIDKGGNAALMAPEIINKQPGPFAVLNYAKADLWACGAIAYEIFGQRNPFYSSSGGLALANGEQTLSLRNSDYKENDLPPLNDECPAIVQQLIYNILNPSPAKRVSPDIAANIMQLFLWAPSKWLKAGGMPNSPEILQWLLSLTTKVMCEGRAAVDQLSFNESGRRTYVEYLLICSFLARARLRRIRGALNWIQDVVVA; translated from the exons ATGTCTGTGCGCCTACTAACCTTACGACTGGTTAAACATGGTCGCTACTTCCTACAAAGTTACTGGAAACGCGATATACACTTCAACATTTTGGAACAAAACCGCGAGAAGACGCGCCGGAGCTTACCCAACTCTTTAAGG TCGGGCGCTGTTAGTGTTACTGCGTCCGCTCAACCTTTGCCGGCTAGAGGAGCGCTTCAAGGCATTACACATGCAGCTACAAGTGGCGCGTCAAAGTCGCTGCCACGTACCGGCCTCTTAAGCGTTGGCCAACATGCGCGCAAAGTTTTTATTGATAATATCTTAAATCGTGTCACAACCAATTATTCACAAGAATTGCGCACGCAAGCAACTAAAAAACTCTTCTATGGCGATTCTGCACCTTTCTTTGCACTGGTCGGCGTCAGTTTAGCATCCGGCGCTGGTGTGCTAACAAAAGAGGACGAATTGGAGGGTGTGTGTTGGGAGATACGCGAAGCCGCCGGTCGTCTACAAGCATCTTGGAATTATGATGAGATATCCGAAAGTCTTAATAGTGACTTCAGCATCGATAAATTGGACGTGGGACCAGCTATTGCAAAAGGCTGTGCTGCAGTAGTGTATTCGGCAGCATTTAAAAACGCAAGTAGTAACTCTACATCTATAGAAACGCCTATCTTAGATGCAACGCATGACGCCGAAGCAGCAGCTGCTATGGCGCGCACTACCGCAGCTGTACCACTTCAACAACAATCTTTCCATCCAGAATTGATGTCTCCAATACAGAATATGTCACGTTTTGTACACAATTTCGGCAGCTCTATGGATAATCTTAATGAATTGTATAATCAGAACTCCGCGGCTGCTGCTTTTGTCGCCGAGCGTAGTGCACGACGCACCAGTGACTTGGAAGAAGAAAATATGCAGAAATTAGACAACGATTTGATTAGTGATAGAAATGCTGGTTTCTCTGGAATTAGTAGTGGCATGCAAGGGCTC GAATCCATAGATGCGCCATTAGCGGGTATAAATCGCTATCCGCTCGCTTTGAAAATGATGTTCAACTATGACATACAAAGTAATGCACTCTCCATTCTGCGCGCCATGTACAAGGAGACCGTGCCGGCACGTGCACGTCGCATGAATGACGGTTCGGAAGAGTGGGAACGCTTATTACAAAATCAAACACTCACTTTGCCGCCGCATCCAAATATAGTCTGCATGTTTGGCTTCTTCTGCGATGAGGTACGCAACTTCCCCGACGGCCATATACTTTACCCAGTTGCGCAGCCGCAACGCATCAATCCACATGGTTATGGACGCAATATGTCGCTTTATTTGTTGATGAAACGCTACGACTACAGCTTGCGCGCGCTACTGGATTCACACAAACTGAGCGCCCGTACCAAACTATTGCTGTTGGCGCAATTGCTTGAAGCTACGGCGCATATTAATCGACATGGCATTGCGCATCGTGATATTAAGTCCGACAATATACTTATTGAAATGAATGATGATGATTCACCGCCGGTGTTGGTGCTCTCCGACTTCGGTTGCTGTTTGGCTGATAAAGTACATGGCTTGCAGATACCTTACACTTCCTACGATATCGACAAGGGCGGCAATGCCGCGCTGATGGCGCCTGAGATCATTAACAAACAACCCGGCCCATTTGCTGTGCTGAACTATGCAAAAGCGGACTTATGGGCTTGTGGCGCGATTGCCTATGAAATTTTCGGCCAACGCAATCCATTTTACTCATCGAGTGGCGGTTTAGCCTTGGCTAATGGCGAGCAAACTTTGTCATTGCGCAATAGTGATTATAAGGAGAATGATCTGCCACCGCTGAACGATGAATGCCCAGCGATTGTGCAGCAACTGATCTATAATATACTGAATCCGAGCCCTGCTAAGCGTGTAAGCCCGGATATCGCGGCAAACATAATGCAACTTTTTCTATGGGCGCCGTCTAAGTGGCTTAAAGCTGGTGGCATGCCCAACAGCCCGGAG ATTCTCCAATGGCTGCTTTCACTCACTACGAAAGTAATGTGTGAGGGTCGCGCTGCTGTGGATCAGCTTAGTTTTAATGAGAGCGGTCGTCGCACTTATGTGGAATATTTATTGATATGTAGTTTTTTGGCGCGTGCACGGCTACGACGCATACGTGGCGCCCTGAATTGGATACAAGATGTGGTAGTAGCCTAA